One Erythrobacter sp. SDW2 genomic region harbors:
- a CDS encoding FMN-dependent NADH-azoreductase, whose amino-acid sequence MTNILHITASIRGSDQSVSRSLSGKLVERLADDGATVTTRDLAQNDLPFIDADRFAANLAPHADRTEAQHDLAKIADTLIDELQAADTIVFGVPIYNFGAPSTLKAWADLVARAGTTFRYTATGPEGLLTGKKAYIAIASGGTTVGSEIDFLSPWLTFFLGFLGIEDVEIVAADGIMGEGGEEKIAAAHEAVEQLVA is encoded by the coding sequence ATGACCAACATCCTCCACATCACCGCCAGCATTCGCGGCAGCGACCAGTCGGTCAGCCGCAGCCTTTCGGGCAAGCTCGTCGAGCGGCTCGCCGACGATGGCGCGACAGTCACCACGCGCGATCTCGCCCAAAACGACTTGCCCTTCATCGACGCCGACCGCTTTGCTGCCAACCTCGCGCCTCATGCCGATCGGACCGAAGCGCAGCACGACCTCGCCAAGATCGCCGACACGCTGATCGACGAACTCCAGGCCGCCGATACCATCGTGTTCGGCGTGCCGATCTACAACTTCGGCGCGCCCTCGACGCTCAAGGCCTGGGCCGACCTCGTCGCCCGCGCCGGCACCACTTTCCGCTACACCGCAACCGGCCCCGAAGGCCTGCTGACCGGCAAGAAGGCCTATATCGCCATCGCCAGCGGCGGGACCACCGTGGGCAGCGAGATCGATTTCCTCAGCCCCTGGCTGACGTTCTTCCTCGGCTTCCTTGGTATCGAGGACGTCGAAATCGTCGCTGCCGACGGCATCATGGGCGAAGGCGGCGAGGAGAAGATCGCCGCCGCGCATGAAGCGGTCGAGCAGCTGGTCGCCTAG
- a CDS encoding DMT family transporter, producing the protein MNPSSFAIIMACNVVWALNVIVSKWAVDDYAVPPLFYAALRSLVVVAALVPFLRKMPADPVRVMLIGLAISGGSFGLLFIGLQTASPSAAGIVNLTGAPLTVLFAIVILKEEVRWRRMLGMALAFGGVALAVASPAGMESGVGLLYVFAGVVVGALGAVFFKRITIGAVEMQAWAGLASVAFLFPISFGLESGQFAAVTAAPWEVLGCVAFAGLVVSVGAHSAYYHLLQRHDANLLVPLTLMTPLLTIGFGAWLTGDPIGPRLLIGAGLAIAGVAIIVIRPSRAIFKPLLVRVRF; encoded by the coding sequence ATGAACCCCTCCAGCTTTGCCATCATCATGGCCTGCAATGTGGTGTGGGCGCTCAACGTCATTGTCAGCAAATGGGCGGTGGACGATTACGCCGTGCCGCCGCTGTTCTACGCCGCGCTGCGTTCGCTGGTGGTGGTGGCGGCGCTGGTGCCGTTCCTGCGGAAAATGCCGGCGGACCCGGTGCGGGTCATGCTGATCGGCCTTGCCATCAGCGGCGGTTCGTTCGGCCTGCTGTTCATCGGCCTTCAGACCGCCAGTCCGTCTGCCGCCGGGATCGTCAACCTCACCGGCGCGCCGCTGACGGTATTGTTCGCGATTGTCATCCTCAAGGAAGAAGTCCGCTGGCGGCGCATGCTGGGCATGGCGCTGGCCTTCGGCGGTGTCGCGCTGGCAGTCGCATCACCTGCGGGCATGGAGAGCGGAGTAGGGTTGCTCTATGTCTTTGCCGGGGTGGTGGTCGGTGCGCTGGGGGCGGTGTTCTTCAAGCGGATCACCATCGGCGCGGTCGAGATGCAGGCTTGGGCGGGGCTGGCCTCGGTTGCCTTCCTGTTCCCGATCTCGTTCGGGTTGGAGAGCGGGCAGTTTGCCGCCGTGACTGCCGCGCCATGGGAGGTACTGGGCTGCGTCGCCTTTGCCGGGCTGGTGGTCTCGGTCGGGGCGCACTCGGCCTACTACCACCTGCTCCAGCGCCATGACGCCAACCTGCTGGTACCGCTGACGCTGATGACGCCGCTGCTGACCATCGGCTTCGGCGCGTGGCTGACGGGTGATCCGATCGGGCCGCGTCTGTTGATCGGGGCGGGGCTGGCGATTGCCGGGGTGGCGATTATCGTGATCCGGCCGAGCCGGGCGATCTTCAAGCCGCTGCTGGTGCGGGTGCGGTTCTAG
- a CDS encoding branched-chain amino acid aminotransferase: MHFTTLPHPAPMPADERDARLADPGFGTLFSDHMVTIDYDEAAGGWQDGVVGPRGPIALDPAAAVLHYAQEIFEGLKAYKQPDGGVALFRPEANAARFNASADRLAMPHLPEELFIEAIRQLLAADKHWFPTVEGGSLYLRPFMIATEAFLGVRPARKYKFMVIASPAGNYFKSGAKAVSIWISDYTRAAPGGTGAAKCGGNYAASLVPTGQAFAKGHDQVLFLDAVERKWIEELGGMNLFFVFEDGRVITPPLTGTILPGITRNSLITLLREEGLDVAEEMYSIDQWRADAESGRLVEVMACGTAAVVTAVGKVAGPDGEFTIGAGGIGQTTAKLREKLVGIQTGTVADSHGWVMKV, translated from the coding sequence ATGCACTTCACGACACTTCCCCACCCCGCCCCCATGCCCGCCGACGAGCGCGATGCCCGGCTGGCCGATCCCGGTTTCGGCACACTGTTCTCCGATCACATGGTCACTATCGACTATGACGAAGCAGCAGGCGGATGGCAGGATGGCGTGGTCGGCCCGCGCGGTCCGATTGCGCTCGATCCGGCTGCGGCGGTGCTGCACTATGCGCAGGAAATCTTCGAGGGGCTGAAAGCCTACAAGCAACCTGACGGCGGCGTTGCGCTGTTCCGGCCCGAGGCCAATGCGGCGCGCTTCAACGCCAGCGCCGACCGGCTGGCGATGCCGCACCTGCCGGAAGAACTGTTCATCGAAGCGATCCGGCAATTGCTGGCGGCAGACAAGCACTGGTTCCCGACCGTCGAAGGAGGCTCGCTTTATCTGCGCCCCTTCATGATCGCGACCGAGGCCTTCCTGGGCGTGCGCCCGGCCAGGAAGTACAAGTTCATGGTCATCGCCAGCCCGGCGGGCAATTACTTCAAGTCGGGCGCCAAGGCGGTCAGCATCTGGATTTCCGACTACACCCGCGCCGCGCCCGGCGGCACCGGCGCGGCCAAGTGCGGGGGCAATTATGCCGCCAGCCTCGTCCCTACCGGCCAGGCCTTTGCCAAGGGGCATGACCAGGTGCTGTTTCTCGATGCGGTCGAGCGCAAGTGGATCGAGGAACTGGGGGGCATGAACCTGTTCTTCGTGTTCGAAGACGGGCGGGTCATCACCCCGCCGCTGACCGGCACGATCCTGCCCGGCATCACCCGCAACAGCCTGATCACCCTGCTGCGCGAGGAAGGGCTGGATGTGGCCGAGGAAATGTACTCGATCGACCAGTGGCGCGCCGATGCGGAGAGCGGCAGGCTGGTCGAAGTCATGGCCTGCGGCACCGCTGCGGTTGTGACGGCCGTAGGCAAGGTCGCCGGGCCGGATGGCGAGTTCACCATCGGCGCCGGCGGCATCGGCCAGACCACCGCCAAGCTGCGCGAGAAGCTGGTCGGCATCCAGACCGGCACCGTGGCGGATAGTCACGGCTGGGTGATGAAGGTCTGA
- a CDS encoding NAD(+) synthase, with amino-acid sequence MHKAGQKIRAWREAHNPPLSAEEFGERYGEPEPWASRTVYGWEAKGKIARPLVQKRLAELGICEPADWVESVGNTGEAQKASSAGGGYYDGGFYDMHRHGFVRVATSTPQLRTADVAYNLSGTLAEARKAHDSHVDLLLYPELGLSAYAIDDLHLQQALLDAVERAVGELVEASRDFTPVLVVGAPLRRGGKLYNCALAIAGGRLLGVVPKSFLPNYREYYEKRWFAHGRGCTGLEIEVAGHTVPFGTDVIFAAENLNGFTFGIEICEDYWSPQPPGIMAALAGATIVLNLSASNITVGKSDERHLLARASSARGLCAYAYSASGHGESTTDLSWDGQGMIYELGDLLVESSRFDLEPELCVSDVDTQRILSERIRNGTFTDAAEHEGRPENTYRTIRFTHAAKSGDIGLVRPVARFPFVPARQHRLDEDCYEAFNIQVDALMRRIEATKPQSLVIGISGGLDSTHALIVAAKACDRLGLPRTAIRGYTMPGFATSEGTKSNAWKLMRAMEITADEIDIKPTALTMLENIGHAFADGEPVYDTTFENVQAGLRTDYLFRLAGQHKGWVVGTGDLSELALGWCTYGVGDHMSHYGVNSGVPKTLIQYLIRWTVQTGQFSDEASAVLSAILDQEISPELVPAGADGAIQSTESIIGPYELNDFFLHHIIRYGQSPSKVAFLAWHAWKDAEAGLWPAGFPEEAKGQYTLATIRHWLEKFLWRFFQFSQFKRSALPNGPKVSAGGALSPRGDWRAPSDAVAELWLAELRDNVPEG; translated from the coding sequence ATGCACAAAGCCGGCCAGAAAATCCGCGCCTGGCGCGAAGCCCACAATCCGCCCCTTTCCGCCGAGGAATTCGGCGAACGCTACGGCGAACCCGAGCCTTGGGCCAGCCGCACGGTCTACGGATGGGAGGCGAAGGGCAAGATCGCCCGCCCGCTGGTGCAGAAGCGGCTCGCCGAGCTGGGCATTTGCGAACCGGCGGACTGGGTCGAATCTGTCGGGAATACCGGTGAGGCGCAGAAGGCGTCGAGCGCAGGCGGGGGCTATTACGACGGGGGCTTTTACGACATGCACCGCCATGGCTTCGTGCGGGTGGCGACGAGCACTCCGCAACTGCGCACGGCCGACGTCGCCTACAATCTCTCGGGAACGTTGGCCGAGGCGCGCAAGGCGCATGATAGCCATGTCGACCTGCTGCTCTATCCGGAACTGGGCCTCAGCGCATACGCCATCGACGACCTGCACCTGCAGCAGGCGCTGCTCGATGCGGTCGAGCGGGCGGTGGGCGAACTGGTCGAGGCCAGCCGCGACTTCACCCCGGTGCTGGTTGTCGGCGCGCCGCTGCGGCGGGGCGGCAAGCTCTACAATTGCGCGCTGGCGATTGCGGGCGGGCGGCTCTTGGGGGTGGTACCCAAGAGTTTCCTGCCGAACTACCGCGAATATTACGAGAAGCGCTGGTTCGCCCATGGGCGCGGCTGCACCGGGCTGGAGATCGAGGTAGCGGGGCATACGGTACCCTTCGGCACAGACGTCATCTTTGCGGCAGAGAACCTCAATGGCTTCACCTTCGGGATCGAGATTTGCGAGGACTATTGGTCGCCGCAACCGCCGGGCATCATGGCGGCGCTGGCCGGGGCGACGATCGTGCTCAATCTGAGCGCATCCAACATCACCGTCGGCAAGTCGGACGAACGGCACCTGCTCGCTCGCGCCTCCTCGGCGCGGGGGCTATGCGCCTATGCCTATTCCGCCAGCGGGCACGGCGAAAGCACCACCGACCTCAGCTGGGACGGGCAGGGCATGATCTACGAACTGGGCGATTTGCTGGTCGAGTCGAGTCGCTTCGATCTCGAGCCCGAGCTGTGCGTAAGCGATGTAGACACCCAGCGCATCCTCTCCGAACGCATCCGCAACGGCACCTTCACCGATGCTGCCGAACACGAAGGGCGGCCCGAGAACACCTATCGCACGATCCGCTTCACCCATGCGGCCAAGTCCGGCGATATCGGCCTCGTCCGTCCCGTCGCGCGCTTTCCCTTCGTTCCCGCGCGCCAGCACAGACTGGACGAGGATTGCTACGAAGCCTTCAACATCCAGGTCGACGCGCTGATGCGGCGGATCGAGGCGACCAAGCCGCAGAGCCTGGTGATCGGCATTTCTGGCGGGCTCGACAGCACCCATGCGCTGATTGTGGCCGCCAAGGCCTGCGACCGGCTCGGCCTGCCGCGTACCGCCATTCGCGGCTATACCATGCCCGGCTTCGCTACTTCGGAAGGCACCAAATCCAACGCCTGGAAACTGATGCGGGCGATGGAGATCACCGCCGACGAGATCGACATCAAGCCGACCGCGCTGACCATGTTGGAGAACATCGGCCACGCCTTTGCGGATGGCGAACCTGTGTACGACACAACCTTCGAGAATGTGCAAGCGGGGCTGCGGACCGATTACCTGTTCCGCCTCGCGGGCCAGCACAAGGGCTGGGTCGTCGGCACCGGCGATCTGAGCGAACTGGCGCTCGGCTGGTGCACCTATGGCGTGGGCGACCATATGAGCCATTACGGCGTCAACAGCGGCGTGCCCAAGACGCTGATCCAGTACCTCATCCGCTGGACCGTGCAGACCGGTCAGTTCTCCGATGAAGCGAGCGCGGTGCTGAGCGCGATCCTCGATCAGGAAATCTCGCCCGAACTGGTCCCCGCCGGGGCCGACGGCGCGATCCAGAGCACCGAAAGCATCATCGGGCCTTACGAGCTCAACGACTTCTTCCTCCACCACATCATCCGCTATGGCCAGAGCCCCAGCAAGGTGGCGTTTCTGGCGTGGCACGCGTGGAAGGATGCCGAGGCCGGGCTGTGGCCTGCCGGCTTCCCGGAGGAAGCCAAGGGGCAATACACGCTCGCCACCATCCGCCACTGGCTGGAGAAATTCCTGTGGCGGTTCTTCCAGTTCAGCCAGTTCAAGCGCAGCGCGCTGCCCAATGGGCCGAAGGTCAGCGCCGGCGGCGCGCTCAGCCCCCGCGGCGATTGGCGTGCGCCGAGCGATGCAGTGGCCGAGCTGTGGCTGGCCGAGCTGCGCGACAATGTGCCGGAGGGGTGA
- a CDS encoding TlyA family RNA methyltransferase produces MARKTRIDQLLVARGLAESRTRAQALVMAGIVFSGESKIAKPGQQVAEDAPLEVRGRDHPWVSRGGLKLAHAIGHFGLDPSGVTAMDVGSSTGGFTDVLLTRGASHVIAVDSGTNQLAWKLRQDPRVTVLEQTSARVLTPEMIPQGYSWVVCDASFISLAKVLEVPLRLARPRCRLVALIKPQFEVGREEVGKGGVVRDPVLHARVCEEVRGWLEGGGWDVQGIVESPITGPEGNVEFLISAQRGA; encoded by the coding sequence ATGGCCAGGAAAACTCGTATCGACCAATTGCTTGTCGCCCGCGGCCTGGCGGAGAGCCGCACCCGTGCCCAGGCGCTGGTGATGGCGGGGATCGTGTTTTCGGGCGAGAGCAAGATCGCCAAGCCCGGCCAGCAGGTGGCGGAGGATGCCCCGCTCGAAGTGCGCGGGCGCGACCATCCCTGGGTCAGCCGTGGCGGGCTCAAGCTGGCCCATGCGATCGGGCATTTCGGACTCGACCCAAGTGGCGTCACCGCAATGGACGTCGGCAGCTCGACCGGCGGCTTCACCGACGTGCTGCTGACCAGGGGCGCGAGCCATGTCATTGCGGTGGACAGCGGCACCAACCAGCTGGCGTGGAAGTTGCGGCAGGATCCGCGCGTCACCGTGCTCGAACAGACCAGCGCGCGGGTGCTGACGCCGGAAATGATTCCTCAAGGCTATAGCTGGGTGGTATGCGACGCTTCGTTCATCTCACTCGCCAAGGTGCTGGAGGTGCCGCTGCGCCTCGCCCGGCCGCGCTGTCGCCTCGTCGCGCTGATCAAGCCGCAGTTCGAAGTCGGGCGCGAGGAAGTGGGCAAGGGCGGGGTGGTGCGCGATCCTGTGCTGCATGCCCGGGTTTGCGAGGAAGTGCGCGGCTGGCTGGAAGGGGGTGGTTGGGACGTGCAGGGGATTGTCGAGAGCCCGATCACCGGGCCGGAAGGCAATGTCGAGTTTCTCATTTCGGCACAGCGCGGCGCGTAA
- a CDS encoding rhodanese-related sulfurtransferase: protein MAGGSPITVAALYHFTRFDHPEALRVPLLAACEEAGIKGTLLLAREGINGTIAGSHNGIGAVLGHIRKLPGCAGLEVKFSHAEAPPFHRMKVRLKAEIVTMGEPDIDPTLSVGHYVDPHDWNALISDPDTVVIDTRNDYEVAAGTFRGALDPKTKSFREFPQWFRAHREELEGKKIAMLCTGGIRCEKSTSFLRSEGIEEVYHLKGGILKYLEEVPEEQTLWDGECFVFDERVTVKHGLEIGTHAMCRACRRPVSPEAQQSPDYVEGVSCPACIDERDEAQRARYAERQRQEELARQRGAAHVGAEFPAADRDA from the coding sequence ATGGCGGGCGGGAGCCCCATCACCGTCGCCGCGCTCTACCATTTCACGCGGTTCGATCACCCGGAGGCTCTGCGCGTGCCACTGCTCGCCGCGTGCGAGGAAGCCGGGATCAAGGGCACGCTGTTACTCGCGCGCGAGGGGATCAACGGGACCATCGCGGGGAGCCACAACGGCATCGGCGCGGTGCTGGGCCATATCCGCAAGCTGCCGGGATGCGCCGGGCTGGAGGTCAAGTTCAGCCATGCCGAGGCTCCGCCCTTCCACCGGATGAAGGTGCGGCTCAAGGCCGAGATCGTGACCATGGGCGAGCCCGATATCGACCCCACGCTGAGCGTCGGCCACTATGTCGATCCGCATGACTGGAACGCCCTGATCAGCGACCCCGACACCGTGGTGATCGACACCCGCAACGATTACGAAGTCGCCGCCGGAACCTTCCGCGGCGCGCTCGATCCGAAGACGAAGAGCTTCCGCGAATTTCCCCAATGGTTCCGCGCCCACCGCGAGGAGCTGGAGGGCAAGAAAATCGCCATGCTCTGCACCGGCGGGATCCGCTGCGAGAAATCGACCAGCTTCCTGCGCTCCGAAGGCATCGAGGAGGTCTATCACCTCAAGGGCGGCATCCTGAAATATCTCGAGGAGGTGCCCGAGGAGCAGACGCTGTGGGACGGCGAATGCTTCGTCTTCGACGAGCGGGTGACGGTGAAGCACGGGCTGGAGATCGGCACCCACGCGATGTGCCGCGCCTGCCGCCGCCCGGTCAGCCCCGAGGCCCAGCAATCGCCCGACTATGTGGAAGGTGTCAGCTGCCCCGCCTGCATCGACGAACGCGACGAGGCCCAGCGCGCGCGCTACGCCGAACGCCAGCGGCAAGAGGAACTGGCCCGTCAGCGCGGCGCGGCGCATGTGGGGGCGGAGTTTCCCGCAGCGGACCGGGACGCGTGA
- a CDS encoding LysR family transcriptional regulator has translation MIIAEPTLDQLRIFLAVAEEGSFGGAARRMGRAVSAISYGVAQMEAQLGVTLFAREGSRKPELTEAGRGLLPEARAIADRSDALLAKTRSLHAGLESDVSLVVDVMLPGQATALVLRDFRAMFPTVALELQAEGLGAVAACLLENEAELAIGGPVIGEHPLIERQAIGEVELVPVAAPDHPLARSGVKPGESREHLQLILTDRSSLTEGRDFSVLSPLRWKTGDIGAKHALLREGIGWGNMPRHMVRDDLASGALVELDLPEKPGAQYTLSAMWRRDARPGPATSWLIDAFRDRLATCPA, from the coding sequence GTGATTATCGCCGAACCCACGCTCGACCAGCTCCGTATCTTCCTGGCGGTGGCCGAGGAGGGCAGCTTTGGCGGGGCCGCGCGGCGGATGGGGCGGGCGGTTTCCGCGATCAGCTATGGCGTGGCGCAGATGGAGGCGCAGCTTGGCGTGACGCTGTTCGCCCGCGAAGGCTCGCGCAAGCCCGAGCTGACCGAGGCGGGACGCGGACTGCTGCCCGAAGCGCGGGCCATCGCCGATCGCAGCGACGCCCTGCTGGCCAAGACCCGCAGTCTGCACGCCGGGCTGGAAAGCGATGTTTCGCTGGTGGTCGACGTCATGCTGCCGGGCCAGGCAACCGCGCTGGTGCTGCGTGATTTCCGGGCGATGTTCCCCACGGTGGCGCTTGAATTGCAGGCCGAGGGGCTGGGCGCGGTGGCCGCCTGCCTGCTGGAGAACGAGGCGGAGCTGGCCATCGGCGGCCCGGTGATCGGCGAGCATCCGCTGATCGAGCGGCAGGCCATCGGCGAGGTCGAACTGGTCCCGGTCGCCGCGCCGGACCATCCGCTGGCGCGATCGGGCGTGAAGCCGGGCGAAAGCCGCGAACACCTGCAACTGATCCTGACCGACCGCTCCTCGCTGACCGAGGGTCGCGATTTCTCGGTCCTCAGTCCGCTGCGCTGGAAGACCGGCGATATCGGGGCCAAGCACGCGCTGCTGCGCGAAGGGATCGGCTGGGGCAACATGCCGCGCCACATGGTCCGCGATGACCTGGCGAGCGGGGCGCTCGTGGAACTCGACCTGCCGGAAAAGCCCGGCGCGCAATACACGCTCAGCGCAATGTGGCGGCGCGATGCCCGCCCCGGCCCCGCGACCAGCTGGCTGATCGATGCCTTCCGGGACCGGCTGGCGACCTGTCCGGCCTAA
- a CDS encoding glutathione S-transferase produces MTGLPVLYSFRRCPYAMRARMALRISGTECELREVKLADKPEAMLAASPKGTVPVLVLPGGDVIDESLAIMRWALGRDDPEGWLAGDDSGLIDLCDGPFKYHLDRYKYPDRYAGEAGHARTDHRGEGLAILSDLSFRLAGRHQLMGERRTLADIALFPFVRQFANTDRDWFDAQPIPDLQRWLDGHLASDLFLGVMDKVAPWKPGDAPVIWPG; encoded by the coding sequence GTGACCGGCCTGCCGGTTCTCTACAGCTTCCGCCGCTGCCCCTATGCCATGCGCGCGCGGATGGCGCTGCGGATCAGCGGCACCGAATGCGAACTTCGCGAAGTCAAGCTGGCCGACAAGCCGGAGGCGATGCTCGCCGCCTCGCCCAAAGGGACCGTGCCGGTACTGGTCCTCCCCGGCGGAGACGTAATCGACGAGAGCCTCGCCATCATGCGCTGGGCGCTCGGCCGAGACGATCCGGAAGGCTGGCTCGCGGGCGACGATTCCGGCCTGATCGACCTGTGCGACGGACCCTTCAAATACCATCTCGACCGCTACAAATACCCGGATCGCTATGCCGGCGAAGCGGGCCATGCCCGCACCGATCATCGCGGCGAAGGCCTGGCCATCCTGAGCGACCTGAGCTTTCGCCTCGCGGGCCGCCACCAGCTGATGGGTGAGAGGCGCACCCTTGCCGATATCGCGCTGTTCCCCTTCGTCCGCCAGTTCGCCAATACCGACCGCGACTGGTTCGATGCGCAGCCCATCCCCGACCTGCAACGCTGGCTCGACGGCCACCTCGCCTCGGACCTGTTCCTCGGCGTGATGGACAAGGTCGCGCCATGGAAGCCGGGGGATGCTCCGGTTATCTGGCCGGGTTAG
- a CDS encoding TspO/MBR family protein yields MSTLASKAQLRASFLRWALFAVPAVLLASFLVQTFTPGGPGNYWYDALEKPAINPPSYLFGIVWPILYLLMGLALALVLSAWGAKGRTIAIVAFVVQFIVNLAWSPVFFTLQQIDWALYVIIALDVLVVGTIVLFWRVRALAGVLLLPYLAWILFATMLNFQFLQLNPDASGGAESEGAVQTIEF; encoded by the coding sequence ATGAGCACACTCGCTTCCAAGGCGCAGTTGCGCGCAAGTTTCCTGCGCTGGGCATTGTTCGCAGTGCCTGCGGTGCTGCTCGCCTCGTTCCTCGTCCAGACCTTCACGCCCGGCGGCCCCGGCAATTACTGGTATGACGCGCTGGAAAAGCCGGCCATCAACCCGCCGAGCTATCTGTTCGGGATCGTCTGGCCGATCCTTTATTTATTGATGGGACTGGCGCTGGCGCTGGTGCTGTCGGCCTGGGGCGCGAAGGGGCGGACGATCGCGATCGTGGCATTCGTGGTGCAGTTCATCGTCAACCTGGCATGGAGCCCGGTGTTCTTCACCCTGCAGCAGATCGACTGGGCGCTCTACGTGATCATCGCGCTCGACGTGCTGGTGGTAGGGACCATCGTCCTGTTCTGGCGGGTCCGGGCGCTGGCCGGGGTGCTGCTCCTGCCCTATCTGGCGTGGATCCTGTTTGCGACCATGCTCAACTTCCAGTTCCTCCAACTCAATCCCGACGCCAGCGGCGGGGCGGAGAGCGAGGGCGCGGTGCAAACGATCGAGTTCTAG
- a CDS encoding DNA topoisomerase IB, with the protein MATAPTKLVYVDDSLPGITRKRAGKGWAYYDPQGGLITGSAERARLNAIALPPAYRDAWFCPAANGHILATGYDDKGRKQYRYHPDFRTMKESEKFDACLAFGKLLPLVRKRVEEDLAERKLTRERAIASVVRLLDLGAVRVGNEGYAKANASFGATTLRQRHAEVTAKTLRLRYKGKGGKLQDVTVTDSSLARVVRRMQDLPGQHVFQYVDEDGDLQPVGSADVNEYLRETMGEDFTAKNFRTWHASVVGLTCLYEADGKVPLKHMLDCVAGKLGNTPAIARKSYIHPAVIALVEKQDSWREDTGLPRATRWLTREERALLDLLEEAPAAQELLAA; encoded by the coding sequence ATGGCCACTGCCCCCACCAAGCTCGTCTATGTCGATGACAGCCTGCCCGGCATTACCCGCAAACGAGCGGGCAAGGGGTGGGCCTATTACGATCCACAGGGCGGGTTGATCACCGGGTCGGCGGAACGCGCCCGGTTGAACGCTATCGCCTTGCCTCCCGCCTATCGCGACGCCTGGTTCTGCCCGGCGGCCAACGGTCACATCCTCGCCACCGGCTATGATGACAAGGGCCGCAAGCAGTACCGCTACCACCCCGATTTCAGGACCATGAAGGAAAGCGAGAAGTTCGACGCCTGCCTCGCCTTCGGCAAGCTGCTGCCGCTGGTGCGCAAGCGGGTCGAGGAAGACCTGGCCGAGCGCAAGCTGACCCGCGAGCGCGCCATCGCCAGCGTGGTGCGCCTGCTCGATCTCGGCGCGGTGCGGGTCGGCAACGAAGGATACGCCAAGGCCAACGCCAGCTTCGGCGCGACAACCCTGCGCCAGCGCCATGCCGAAGTGACCGCAAAGACCTTGCGGCTGCGCTACAAGGGCAAGGGCGGCAAACTGCAGGACGTGACCGTCACCGACAGCAGCCTCGCCCGCGTGGTGCGGCGGATGCAGGACCTGCCCGGCCAGCACGTGTTCCAGTATGTCGACGAGGACGGCGATCTCCAGCCGGTCGGCTCGGCGGACGTAAACGAATATCTGCGCGAGACCATGGGCGAGGATTTCACCGCGAAGAATTTCCGCACCTGGCATGCCAGCGTTGTCGGCCTGACCTGCCTGTACGAAGCGGACGGGAAGGTGCCGTTGAAGCACATGCTCGATTGCGTCGCCGGCAAGCTGGGCAATACCCCGGCGATCGCGCGCAAGAGCTACATCCATCCGGCCGTTATCGCTTTGGTCGAGAAGCAGGACAGCTGGCGTGAAGATACCGGCCTGCCTCGCGCGACACGGTGGTTGACCCGCGAGGAGAGGGCCCTGCTGGATTTGCTGGAAGAGGCCCCGGCGGCGCAAGAACTGCTTGCAGCCTAG
- a CDS encoding accessory factor UbiK family protein, whose protein sequence is MQSQNPLIADFVKLVNGAAGTFAGMGREARESARERVREAMGGIDFVSREEFDTVKAMAAKARDENEALKKRIEALEAKLK, encoded by the coding sequence ATGCAGAGCCAGAACCCGCTGATCGCCGATTTCGTCAAGCTCGTGAACGGAGCCGCCGGCACTTTCGCCGGCATGGGCCGCGAAGCGCGCGAGAGCGCCCGCGAACGCGTCCGCGAGGCGATGGGCGGGATCGACTTCGTGAGCCGCGAGGAATTCGACACCGTCAAGGCCATGGCCGCCAAGGCCCGCGACGAGAACGAAGCGCTCAAGAAGCGGATCGAAGCGCTGGAAGCGAAGCTCAAGTAA
- a CDS encoding pirin family protein, which yields MIELRPFETLGAANHGWLDAHHHFSFANYHDPARVNWGALRIWNDDTIAPNTGFPPHPHNDMEIITYVRSGAITHRDSMGNEGRTEAGDVQVMSAGNGVRHSEWNAEDEDTTLFQLWIIPSERGGAPSWGARKFPKDERSGQFVALASGFANDDDALPIRTDARVLGATVKAGESVTYTPADPSRHLYLVPATGRVTVEDVEAKARDGVAITRQASVTITALEDSELVLVDAA from the coding sequence ATGATCGAACTGAGACCCTTCGAAACACTCGGCGCAGCCAACCACGGCTGGCTCGACGCTCACCACCACTTTTCTTTCGCAAACTACCACGATCCGGCGCGGGTCAACTGGGGCGCGCTGCGCATCTGGAACGACGATACCATCGCGCCGAACACGGGCTTTCCGCCGCACCCGCACAACGACATGGAGATCATCACCTATGTCCGCAGCGGGGCCATCACCCACCGCGACAGCATGGGCAACGAAGGCCGCACCGAAGCGGGCGACGTGCAGGTGATGAGCGCGGGCAATGGCGTGCGCCACTCCGAATGGAACGCAGAGGACGAGGATACCACGCTATTCCAGCTGTGGATCATCCCCTCCGAACGCGGCGGCGCACCGAGCTGGGGCGCGCGCAAGTTCCCCAAGGACGAGCGCAGCGGGCAGTTCGTGGCCCTCGCCAGCGGCTTTGCCAATGACGATGACGCCCTGCCAATCCGCACCGATGCCCGCGTGCTCGGCGCGACGGTCAAGGCCGGCGAAAGCGTGACCTACACCCCCGCCGATCCTTCGCGGCACCTCTACCTTGTCCCGGCCACCGGCCGCGTGACGGTCGAGGACGTCGAGGCAAAAGCCCGCGACGGTGTCGCCATCACCCGGCAGGCCAGCGTCACCATCACCGCGCTCGAAGACAGCGAACTCGTCCTCGTCGACGCGGCTTAA